Below is a genomic region from Echinicola rosea.
AAGGTAAACTGAGCGGACAAGGACAATTTCTTATACCGCACTTGTGTAAAGAAGCTACCAAAGAAATCAGGCGATGCATCGCCAATGATGGTCCTGTCCTGATCGTCAATGATCCCGTCCTGGTTCAAATCCTCAAAGTGTATATCCCCCGCATTGAACTGGTCACCTTTAAAATCCACCAATCCCAATGCGTCGGCTTCTTGCTGCGTACTGATCACACCGTTGGAGACAAATCCATAGAAATTGTATGGATTTTCACCAGCTGCAGAAGACACGGCCCATTTTCCACCATCCATCTCCCGGATAATAGACTCTTCGCCACCTTCCATCGAGGCAATTTTATTTTGGTTTTTATTGATTGTTCCACCGATGCTCCAACTCAGGTCCCTACTGTCAATCAACCGCAATTGAAGTGCAGCTTCGATGCCTTTATTTTCCAGTTTGGCACCATTGATGTACATCTGGTCTATGCCGTACACCGAGGAGATCCCCTGTGGAAAAATCACATCAGAAGAAATAGTCTGGTAAACGCTCAAGCTGGCGACTAACCGGCGGTCAAAGAATCCTGCGTCTATGCCAGCATCGAAGTTTTGGTTGCGCTCTCTACCAAGACTGGTGTTGGCCACATTACCATTTACAATACCGGCCAACTGTCGGTAAGCCTGGCTCGTGTAAAACTGCCGGCTAAGACCAGTGGGAAACTGGCTGTTACCGGTGAGGCCATAGCCCACATGAAGGTCCAATTGATTTACCGCTCGGCTATTCTTCAGCCAAGGGCTGTTCTTTGCCTGCCACGTCATCTCCAAACCCGGATAAACGCCAAATCTACTGGCATCAGCCCCAGTGGATGAAGCCCCATCGGTGGAAATATTCAAAGAAGCAATCCACTGGTCACCCATGGAGTATTTCGCATAGCCATATAGGCTCATCCAATTCCACGAATTATAGTAACCGGAAAAATACCTTCCCTCAGCATCTACATAAGAAAGCGTCTTGTAAAAATCCGAACTGGTATTTCTACCAAAGCCACCATCAAACTCATGTCTGGTCATAATGCCCTGATAGCCAATCCCGGCCTCCAAGGGATTGCCTCCCAATTCCTCCACGATGTCTGCACTGACCTTATAGAATAAATTGGAGACTTTGCCGGTTCCTGCCCTGGCGGTGTTAAGCGCCACACCTTCCTCCTGTGGGGTAATGGTCTGATCTGAACGGCCCGGAATGAAGGCCGACTGACGCTTGTAGCCAGAATAGTAGCCAAATACAGCCTGCATCTTGGTATGGTCGTTCACCTCGAAATTTAACCCGGTATTCAAGAACGCGTCAAAATTGTCCGACTCCATTTTGGTATCATTCACCACTGCCAACGGATTGGACACCCCAAACTGCCTTACCGCATCATATGCAGGCAGTTGGTTATTATATTCATCTTTCTTGAAAGGGCTAAGAATAGGTGCCTTGTACAGGGCTGCCATCAGCGGATTGGTAGCATCATTCAGTATCTGCTCGTGCAGTTTGCTATTGCCATAGGTTAAGCCCATGGAAGTCACTAATTGGAACCGTTGACTTAGTTCGATCTGGGCGTTTAGCCGAGTGGTATAGCGAGTGAAATTGGTGTTGTCATAGGTGCCTCCCTGATTACTGGCTCCTACCGACAGGTCGTATTTTGCAATGGCATCTCCACCCTTTACGCGCAAGTGATTGGAAGTAACAAACGATGATTTATCGATCAATTCCTGCCAATCGGTATTGTTGTTGTATAAGAAATTGTAGTAATAGTCCGGATCATCCCGCAAGAAAGGAAAGAGGTCTAACATGTCCCCCATATCCTCATAGCGGGTAAGTCCCACATCTCCGATATAGCTTTTGAAATCATCTACTCCCAGTACGGGCAGTCTTTTGTTGTTATAAGCCATACCATATTGTCCTGAAAACTCAATGACCGTTTCCATGTCTTCCGGGGAACTGGTTTCGATCAACAAGACGCCATTACCACCCATGGAGCCGTAGCGCGATGCGGCACTTCCCTTGACCAACTTGATATTGTCAATATCATCTACGCTGATCACATTAAATATGCTTGGGGAATAGCCCTTGATAATGGCTGAATTGTTCATATCTGGCAGGTAGGGCATGCCGTTGATAACGATCAATGGGGCATTTTTTCCCGTTAGGGAACGGATTCCCCGCAAATTGACCGTAGCTCCTTCTCCGGGCATTCCACTTTTGTTGATCACATTCAAGCCGGGAAAAGCACCTTGGAGTACATCCTCGACATACATGGCACTAGGCTTGAAGCGCTCAGCAGGAAGCACCTCTCCTTTCATACTGCCCAGTTCATCATGCTTTGCAGGCACTTCATAGTAGTCTGTTCGTTGCGGAAGCAGTACCACTTCGATATAATCCCTGCCCAACAGGGGAATGACCTGCTCCTGAAATCCTGGCGA
It encodes:
- a CDS encoding SusC/RagA family TonB-linked outer membrane protein, with protein sequence MIKQHKIALLLVLMLVIAFGANAQQVLKGKVSSPYGNEPISDAYISLENKENTAQTDGQGTFSIELDKLEGNLIVWSPGFQEQVIPLLGRDYIEVVLLPQRTDYYEVPAKHDELGSMKGEVLPAERFKPSAMYVEDVLQGAFPGLNVINKSGMPGEGATVNLRGIRSLTGKNAPLIVINGMPYLPDMNNSAIIKGYSPSIFNVISVDDIDNIKLVKGSAASRYGSMGGNGVLLIETSSPEDMETVIEFSGQYGMAYNNKRLPVLGVDDFKSYIGDVGLTRYEDMGDMLDLFPFLRDDPDYYYNFLYNNNTDWQELIDKSSFVTSNHLRVKGGDAIAKYDLSVGASNQGGTYDNTNFTRYTTRLNAQIELSQRFQLVTSMGLTYGNSKLHEQILNDATNPLMAALYKAPILSPFKKDEYNNQLPAYDAVRQFGVSNPLAVVNDTKMESDNFDAFLNTGLNFEVNDHTKMQAVFGYYSGYKRQSAFIPGRSDQTITPQEEGVALNTARAGTGKVSNLFYKVSADIVEELGGNPLEAGIGYQGIMTRHEFDGGFGRNTSSDFYKTLSYVDAEGRYFSGYYNSWNWMSLYGYAKYSMGDQWIASLNISTDGASSTGADASRFGVYPGLEMTWQAKNSPWLKNSRAVNQLDLHVGYGLTGNSQFPTGLSRQFYTSQAYRQLAGIVNGNVANTSLGRERNQNFDAGIDAGFFDRRLVASLSVYQTISSDVIFPQGISSVYGIDQMYINGAKLENKGIEAALQLRLIDSRDLSWSIGGTINKNQNKIASMEGGEESIIREMDGGKWAVSSAAGENPYNFYGFVSNGVISTQQEADALGLVDFKGDQFNAGDIHFEDLNQDGIIDDQDRTIIGDASPDFFGSFFTQVRYKKLSLSAQFTFSSGNQIYNGVRREMESLSDFRNQSLAVDKRWQTDGQQTDIPKANYGDPMGNSRFSDRWIEDGSFLRLTNVTLSYQLGKWSFFEGGEVYLAGENLLTFTDYLGLDPVVSYAYQPAWQGVDYGAMPLPSTVKFGFNLQF